One Salminus brasiliensis chromosome 5, fSalBra1.hap2, whole genome shotgun sequence DNA segment encodes these proteins:
- the rab11fip3 gene encoding rab11 family-interacting protein 3 isoform X3, with product MEQAEVSDSAYLGSESAYSECETFTDEDTGALVHPELHEDVETDSGIENTLTESEDRNRFSDLHGHALASVIGGEEEHFEDFGESNSDLLLANQEEGRAAPEGEGDPEPHPHPGSPMHRPQMLLSPSSGPFPTSFQSFLQSESLEFFCTHCHKQISRLEDLSTRLHLLEMNSSSKRLSSKKAARHLLQSGGLDGMSDLSRDILDLADSDITDKVLLLERRVCELEKDSVASEEQHARLRQENLTLVHRANALEEQLKEQELRADENLQTLARRHRDTLSKLQRERDLEIENLQARLHQLDEENSELRSCVPCLRANIERLEEEKRKLQDEVEDVSDRLNEESESRRKMSDKLSHERHSNHKEKENTQELIEDLRKQLEHLQLFKLETEARRGRLPGAGLQEYNTHMRENELEQEIRRLKQDNRSLKEQNDELNGQIINLSIQGAKSLFTESLSESLASEINNVSRAELMEAIQKQEEINYRLQDYIDRIIVAIMESNPSILEVK from the exons ATGGAG cAGGCGGAGGTGTCAGACAGTGCGTATCTGGGCTCAGAAAGTGCGTACAGCGAATGTGAGACCTTTACAGATGAAGACACTGGAGCACTGGTTCATCCCGAACTACACGAGGACGTGGAGACAGACAGCGGCATCGAAAACACGCTCACAGAGAGTGAGGACCGCAACAG GTTCTCAGATTTGCACGGCCATGCCTTGGCCTCCGTGATTGGTGGAGAGGAGGAGCACTTTGAAGACTTTGGGGAGAGTAACTCTGACCTGCTGCTGGCCAATCAGGAGGAGGGGAGGGCGGCCCCTGAGGGGGAGGGAGACCCAGAACCACACCCACACCCTGGGAGCCCAATGCATCGCCCGCAGATGCTCCTGTCACCCAG CTCTGGTCCTTTCCCCACTAGTTTCCAGAGTTTTCTGCAGTCTGAATCTCTGGAGTTCTTCTGCACTCACTGTCACAAACAGATCAGCCGTCTTGAGGATCTGTCCACTCGACTGCACTTACTAGAAATGAATAG CTCCAGCAAGAGGCTCTCCAGTAAGAAGGCAGCAAG GCATTTGCTACAGTCTGGTGGGCTGGATGGCATGAGTGATTTGAGCCGTGACATCCTGGACCTCGCCGACAGTGACATCACCGATAAG gtgctgctgctggagcggCGCGTGTGTGAGCTGGAGAAGGATTCAGTAGCAAGTGAGGAACAGCATGCACGCCTGCGGCAGGAGAATCTTACGCTGGTGCACCGTGCAAACGCACTGGAGGAGCAGCTCAAGGAGCAGGAGCTCCGAGCTGATGAGAACCTGCAAACACTCGCCCGGAGACACCGAGACACGCTCAGCAAACTGCAGCGCGAGAGAGACCTGGAGATAGAGAACCTGCAGGCcag gctgcATCAGTTAGATGAAGAGAACAGCGAGTTGAGGTCATGTGTGCCCTGCCTGAGAGCTAACATTGAAAGACTGGAAGAg GAGAAGAGGAAGCTacaggatgaggtggaggatgtgAGTGACAGGTTGAATGAAGAATCAGAGTCTCGCCGGAAAATGTCAGATAAGCTAAGTCATGagcgccatagcaaccacaaggAGAAAGAAAACACGCAGGAG CTGATTGAGGATTTACGGAAGCAGCTGGAGCACCTGCAGCTTTTCAAGTTGGAGACAGAGGCTCGACGTGGGCGCTTACCTGGTGCTGGCCTGCAAGagtacaacacacacatgagAGAAAACGAGCTGGAGCAAGAGATACGCAGACTCAAACAG GATAACCGCAGTTTGAAGGAGCAGAATGATGAGTTGAATGGTCAGATTATTAATCTCAGTATTCAGGGAGCCAAAAGCCTCTTCACTGAGTCCCTATCTGAGTCCCTGGCATCTGAGATCAACAACGTCTCTCGTGCAGAG cTGATGGAGGCCATCCAGAAGCAGGAGGAAATTAACTACCGCCTGCAGGATTACATCGACCGCATCATCGTGGCCATTATGGAGTCCAACCCATCTATTCTAGAGGTCAAGTAA